The following are encoded together in the Erpetoichthys calabaricus chromosome 16, fErpCal1.3, whole genome shotgun sequence genome:
- the LOC114666690 gene encoding psychosine receptor-like: MDNESYSTEHDNASGIIISLVYISVTIFSIPANLLSLFEFGRKLKKKNELAVYYLNLAVADLLLSITLPCWVYIVLQNQSVKKSAALTFNCFLSFLNYYGSAAFLSCIAVDRYLVIVYPLRFHVLRRIKFAVHISFIIWTLQLLFTSVLLFSRETITDSNSSSFCTKVCSDNVRAFNFVRFFIGFFIPSLLIIFCGYGTYKGVMQNKATGKHEKSTVNKLLLGIIVNFLICFGPYHVVLLICSVENYESSQSLELALTIAGCLITLNCIADPLLYCFVHEKARKNFVNTILLCKKRYCLCGNDEI; encoded by the coding sequence ATGGATAATGAAAGTTATAGTACAGAACATGACAATGCTTCTGGAATAATAATCTCTCTGGTTTACATCTCTGTGACAATCTTCAGTATTCCAGCCAACCTTTTGTCACTTTTTGAGTTCGGCaggaagctgaaaaagaaaaatgaacttgCAGTCTACTACTTGAATTTGGCAGTGGCAGATCTCCTGTTAAGCATAACTCTGCCATGCTGGGTTTATATTGTTTTACAAAATCAATCTGTGAAGAAAAGCGCAGCACTTACATTTAactgtttcctttcttttttgaaCTATTACGGAAGTGCGGCATTCTTAAGCTGCATTGCAGTTGACAGGTACTTGGTCATTGTGTACCCCCTAAGGTTTCATGTTTTGAGAAGAATAAAATTTGCTGTTCACATCAGCTTCATTATCTGGACTTTACAACTGCTGTTCACTTCTGTTCTGTTGTTTTCAAGGGAGACCATTACAGATAGCAACAGCAGTTCATTTTGCACCAAAGTTTGTTCGGACAATGTTAGAGCTTTCAATTTTGTACGATTTTTTATAGGCTTTTTTATTCCTTCCTTGCTTATAATCTTCTGTGGCTATGGGACTTACAAAGGTGTCATGCAAAACAAGGCTACCGGCAAGCACGAGAAGAGTACAGTTAACAAACTGCTCTTGGGCATAATAGTAAACTTTCTAATCTGTTTTGGCCCGTATCATGTTGTCCTTCTCATTTGCAGTGTGGAAAACTATGAAAGCTCACAGAGTCTAGAGTTGGCCCTGACAATAGCAGGCTGTCTTATAACCTTAAACTGTATTGCAGACCCTCTCCTCTACTGCTTTGTACATGAAAAAGCTAGAAAGAATTTTGTGAACACCATCTTGCTTTGTAAAAAAAGGTATTGTTTGTGTGGTAATGATGAAATATAA